In the Harmonia axyridis chromosome 3, icHarAxyr1.1, whole genome shotgun sequence genome, one interval contains:
- the LOC123674764 gene encoding glucose dehydrogenase [FAD, quinone]-like has translation MFKISIYVLLVVTLCNVTSEITKESLDQLVSTVEAEINNLRNIRPPYTKENEPEDFERELYGKVKDNTTYDFIVIGAGAAGATVTRRLAEIADWKILLLEAGEEETDTTRIPSLSFNLLNSKYNWGYLTTTQKYWCYGSTDKRCLLGMGKALGGSTAINGMSWARGNPKDYNKWADSGCPGWNYHDVLPYFKKLEDSQIKHYSEEHQGKNGPVHLENSRFESKATEFVLRAAYELNIPYVNFNAGKQIGIGHAQGTLRRGSRWSSARAYLQNAQVLPNLVIKPRSTVLKVLIDPKDKKASGVQYIRNGTIVEVHATKEVIISAGGMMTPKLLMLSGIGPKEELNNLGIETMSDLKVGKTLRTHLAFMGLKFIFNNTQLPSKNTREEIIEFLTKGKGPLSAFSADVIAYFNTEVSKDSADLPDVELVFSPRYEVVDNGVTENKLAVSVTVVLLDPKSVGSVKIGTNDPFHPPLIDPNFLSDKDEKDIATLIEGIRLAQKFLATRIFKENGGYLDRKPIPSCSSEEFDSDQYWRCAMRYQSICLSDPASTAKMGPTSDPDSVVDDELTVHRIGNLRIVDNSVIPVNIRGHMMAPAYMIGEKAADIIKNFWYSMYRS, from the exons atgttcaaaatttcaatctacGTTTTGTTAGTCGTAACTTTGTGCAATGTTACTTCAGAAATTACGAAGGAAAGTTTGGATCAGTTAGTTTCGACAGTTGAAGCCGAAATAAATAACTTAAGGAATATAAGGCCACCATATACGAAAGAAAATGAACCTGAGGATTTTGAGAGAGAGCTTTATGGCAAAGTAAAAG ataaCACAACTTATGACTTCATCGTCATAGGCGCAGGAGCAGCAGGAGCAACTGTAACTCGTCGTTTGGCAGAAATAGCAGACTGGAAAATACTCCTATTGGAAGCTGGAGAAGAAGAAACCGACACTACTAGAATTCCTTCTCTCTCGTTCAACCTCCTCAATTCAAAGTACAATTGGGGCTATCTTACTACAACCCAAAAATATTGGTGCTATG GTTCAACCGACAAACGGTGTCTCCTAGGAATGGGCAAAGCTCTCGGAGGATCTACAGCCATCAATGGAATGTCCTGGGCAAGAGGCAACCCGAAAGACTATAATAAATGGGCGGATAGTGGTTGTCCAGGCTGGAACTACCACGACGTTCTTCCTTACTTCAAGAAACTCGAGGATTCACAAATAAAACACTACTCTGAAGAACATCAGGGAAAAAATGGACCTGTCCATCTAGAAAATTCTAGATTCGAATCTAAAGCAACTGAGTTTGTCTTAAGAGCGGCCTATGAACTGAACATTCCATATGTCAACTTCAACGCCGGTAAACAGATAGGAATCGGTCATGCACAAGGAACTCTTAGAAGGGGAAGCAGATGGAGTTCCGCAAGGGCCTACTTGCAGAACGCCCAAGTACTACCCAACCTCGTGATAAAACCAAGAAGTACAGTGTTGAAAGTTTTGATTGATCCGAAGGATAAGAAGGCTTCGGGTGTTCAATATATAAGAAATGGCACCATCGTAGAAGTGCACGCGACAAAAGAAGTCATAATTTCAGCAG GTGGAATGATGACGCCCAAACTACTGATGCTATCTGGAATTGGTCCCAAAGAAGAATTGAACAATCTGGGGATTGAAACCATGTCGGACTTGAAAGTCGGAAAGACTTTAAGGACTCACTTAGCTTTCATGGGACTTAAATTCATCTTCAACAATACTCAACTGCCTTCCAAAAATACAAGGGAGGAGATTATAGAGTTCTTAACAAAAGGAAAGGGACCACTGTCCGCTTTCTCTGCAGATGTTATCGCTTATTTCAACACAGAAGTATCGAAAGATTCTGCCGATCTTCCAGATGTCGAACTGGTATTCTCACCAAGATATGAGGTTGTTGATAACGGAGTAACTGAAAACAAACTCGCTGTATCGGTGACTGTGGTACTCTTGGATCCAAAATCTGTAGGTAGTGTTAAAATTGGCACAAACGATCCATTTCATCCGCCATTGATAGATCCGAATTTCTTATCTGACAAAGATGAAAAGGACATAGCAACTCTTATAGAAGGTATAAGGCTGGCCCAAAAGTTCCTCGCAACAAGGATATTCAAGGAAAATGGCGGTTATCTGGATAGAAAACCAATTCCCTCATGTAGTAGTGAAGAATTCGACTCTGACCAATATTGGAGATGTGCCATGAGATACCAAAGTATTTGTTTATCGGATCCAGCAAGCACAGCCAAGATGGGTCCTACAAGTGATCCAGATTCTGTTGTGGATGATGAATTGACAGTCCACAGAATAGGAAACTTAAGGATAGTTGATAATAGCGTGATTCCTGTCAACATTAGGGGTCATATGATGGCTCCAGCGTATATGATTGGAGAGAAAGCGGCTGATATAATTAAAAACTTTTGGTACAGTATGTATCGATCATAA